The following nucleotide sequence is from Triticum dicoccoides isolate Atlit2015 ecotype Zavitan chromosome 7B, WEW_v2.0, whole genome shotgun sequence.
TCAAAGTGCCtttaaaaatcaaagtgtttatgtggtttgtccacaaacaaGTAATCCTAACTAAGGATAATTTGGCGAAACAAAACTGGACTGGATCTAAAAGATGTAGTTTCTATGATAGGGGTgaatcaatcaaacacctcttttttgacTGCCCATTGGCAAAAAATTTGTGGAGGTCAGTCCACATAGCTTTTAATATTACTTCTCTGAATTtcatcaacacgttatttgggacgtggctagatGGGATTGATGCAGAAACAGCGAGACATatccgtgtaggagtatgtgctttattatgggcagttTAGAACTGCAGAAACGACTTGGCTTTTAACAGAAAAACAAATATTCATTTCTTGCGGGTTATTTTTCAGGCCACTACACTCATCCgtacgtggtcgctactcactctgacgggggccagggagcatttgactactggatctatccgatgggagGCGGTAGGATGGGCTATtctcaaccggtttggatgacggtcatgtaataggataggtgtttagttTCATCTTTTATTTTGCCTGCTGGTTGTGGCTACCCTGTTTTTGCATTCTTGCTCTTTGTGAgcatttttttccttttgtttgagACCTCGAGACTTATGTTGAAGCTTTTGATTATCAATAATATGACCATATGCATCGTTTTGATGCAGAGGCAGGGCCAAAACCCTTTTTCGGAAAAAAAATATGCAGCTGAGATGCTCTTGTCCATCGAGAACCTGCAGGCAGGGTATGCTTCCTTTGGCTCGGGGTTTCCCGTGACGTACTGCCTGACCGCACGAGTGAGACCCGCCGGATTATTGTAGAATTGATCGGCTGACGAGAGTGCAACCATACTAGTCTGCTGATGAGCTCATTGCTTCATGGCGGGCCCCGCCGGTGCATGCGGCCAAGGAAATCTGAGCATGCAACGGCGACACGCGGTCACGCAAGGAAATCCTGTGCCTCGAAGTTCTCCGTGACCGTGATCACCAGGCCACTCGGTTCTGGCTTCTAGAAGAAGGATAATAATCCACTAGCATACCTACGCGTCAAGCCAACCGGCCCGTACTTAACTCCAGCCACTGTCCACACATGGACGCGACCGGCCGCTGCGCTGCGCctggttttcctctcctccaccgcACTGATGCCAACCCGAGGTCTCCAGATGCTGCTGGGGGATGCCTCTCCGTGGAGCATCGCCGGCGCGGTGGCGGCCGTGGCGCTGCTGTGGTTGGCCGCCTGGATCCTGGAGTGGGCATGGTGGACGCCGCGGCGGCTGGGCCGGGCTCTGCGGGCCCAGGGCCTCCGGGGTACCCGGTACCGCCTCTTCACCGGCGACGTGCCGGAGAACGCCCGGCTCAGCAGGGAGGCCCGGTTGCAGCCCATGCCGCGCGGCTCCCACGACATCACCCCTCGCGTGCAGCCCATGTCCTGCAACGTCATCAAGGAGCACGGTAAGTTCTTCCATCGCGAAATTCACAAGTTTGTCACGTCAGAACAGGCCGTGTTTGTGTCTCCGAGCATGTGTTTTTTGTTGGAGATTAACAGTTCACAATTGTACATCTCACGGGAGGAGTTACAAAGTGCAACGCATCAAAGCTATGCTCTCGTACCTGGCGGCTGCAAGCCTAGCCGCCGCCAGGGGCCGATCTTCCAACGCCgttctccggcggctcccctccgctggcgacttcggtcgtcggtggtgaggggggtcgccggatccacgcgttTTGATTGTTTTTACTCATCCGTAGTCtaagtttttaggttgttcatcgtctttgcttcggcggcgacgatgacgacgctgaatAAATATTCTTCGGATCCTTTCCTGACGAGGCCATcgatcctatggttggggatggatctgGAAATCAgtttgttcaagcaaggatggcgtggcggcggcggcatcctcgtggtggacctgtgtcctcgggcttcgTCGTTGCGACGatgtttgctccagcgtcggcgtggagcttgggaggtagtccaggagcggatgcagattgtggtctgcatcgacgacatctggaagacggaacgtgtgctgggtttgtggttcgtggatggcaggtacggtttcctccttcggcgtcttagtcgtggtggggtgccagatctggagttcgatggcgtgtccggggtgttgccccggtctgattcgttcaacggcaatggcttcacttttggtgggccaccttggaggtccgcaaagctgcatatcagcgatggagcagcgtcgagctcgggtgaggaggtgatccgtcattctttTTTTCGGTGCctgctgtggtggtgccggaggcaggtgacgggcgttagtgtcaagctcagagatgttctgctatcttttcagttttgtcatgtcggttcttacgtgacttgtactttgttctttatgatatgaatgagacacgtattaccatgcaaaaaaaaaatagTTCACAATTGTCTGAACATCTTTTGAGGCTCTGTGGTTTGTCCATTCATCTAGTGATGTGCTCTGAACCTCTGATACACAGCATGTTCGTTATAGAAGACAAAAGTTATATGTGTGGGATATTAGTGGGCATGTATCTCGCCGACAGGAGACTAAAAACAACATGAACTTTGATTATCATGTAACAAAACATCCATGTACAAAAATGCAGGGAAGATGTCCTTCACTTGGTTTGGCCCAACGCCGAGGGTGACGATTCCTGACCCGGAATTGGTGAGAGAAATTCTGTCCAACAAGTTTGGACACTACGGGAAACAAAAGAGTAGCCGTTTCGGGAAGCTGCTAGCCGACGGGCTTGCAAATCATGAAGGCGACAAATGGGCAAAGCACCGAAGAATCCTCAATCCTGCCTTTCACCATGAGAAGATAAAGGTACTTGTTCAATGAAATTTTCTGGTGGCTTGCATTATTATCTTTATTTTCAATCACAGCAGCATGGGGGATGTAGGATAATGCACTCTTTGTATTTTCATCAATTAAAATGAACTAATATGCAGAACAAAAGAAAACATAACTCTTTGTATAGACTGATAAGTAATGTTTATTTGCAGAGGATGCTGCCTGTATTTTCTACCTGTTGCGAAGAAATGATTACAAGATGGGAGAATTCCATGCCCACTGGAGGATTATGTGAGATCGATGTGTTTCCTGAGTTCCAGAATCTAACTGGCGATGTCATCTCGAGAACAGCATTTGGTAGCAATTATCAGGAGGGAATGAAAATATTCCAGCTGCAAGGGGAGTTATGTGAACGACTAATACAGGCTTTTCAGACACTTTTCATCCCAGGCTATTGGTAAGTTGTTTTCTTACACAAGCTGATATCATTTCAAGCAAATGGAGTAGTGCACTGCATACATGCAGTTTATCTCCGCTGAGAGGTGATcaaatggattttgaaaggaaaatACCAGACTTCTTTTCTTTAAATGAGAGAGTTTATTGAAGAAAATAGTAGGCTGATCAAAGAAACTTTTGTCTTTTCGATGGTAAACTTAAACAGCAGCAATCAAGATTTTCTTTCATATGCTGACATGTCAGACCATTTGCAGGTTCTTACCAACAAAAAACAACAGAAGGATGAGAGCAATTGATCGTGAAATCTGCATGATTCTACGAGGCATTATTGGGAAAAAAGAAAGAGCTATTAAAAACAATGAAGCTAGCAGCGATGATTTGCTAGGATTGCTGTTGGAGTCTAATATGCAACAAGCAAATGGGAAGGCAAATCTTGGAATGAGTATTGAAGATATAATTGAGGAATGCAAGCTATTTTACTTTGCAGGTATGGAGACAACATCAGTCTTGCTCACATGGACACTAATTGTGCTAAGCATGCACCCAGAGTGGCAAGAGCAGGCAAGAGAAGAAGTTTTGCATCAGTTTGGAAGAACCAGACCAGATTTTGAGAACTTGAGTCGCCTGAAGATTGTAAGTGCAAAGTTTATGCCTTGTGCAATCTATTAGGTTCCCTACGATTATAAATTGTACTGCATATGAATCTGAGTGAAAACATATATACTCAGGAATTGG
It contains:
- the LOC119337299 gene encoding cytochrome P450 72A15-like, which translates into the protein MPTRGLQMLLGDASPWSIAGAVAAVALLWLAAWILEWAWWTPRRLGRALRAQGLRGTRYRLFTGDVPENARLSREARLQPMPRGSHDITPRVQPMSCNVIKEHGKMSFTWFGPTPRVTIPDPELVREILSNKFGHYGKQKSSRFGKLLADGLANHEGDKWAKHRRILNPAFHHEKIKRMLPVFSTCCEEMITRWENSMPTGGLCEIDVFPEFQNLTGDVISRTAFGSNYQEGMKIFQLQGELCERLIQAFQTLFIPGYWFLPTKNNRRMRAIDREICMILRGIIGKKERAIKNNEASSDDLLGLLLESNMQQANGKANLGMSIEDIIEECKLFYFAGMETTSVLLTWTLIVLSMHPEWQEQAREEVLHQFGRTRPDFENLSRLKIVTMILYEVLRLYPPAIFLARRTYKAMELGGIRYPAGVNLMLPLIFIHHDPDIWGKDASEFNPQRFADGISNAAKHPAAFFPFGGGPRICIGQNFALLEAKMALSTILQRFSFELSPSYIHAPYTVLILQPQHGAQIRLKRI